One stretch of Leadbetterella byssophila DSM 17132 DNA includes these proteins:
- a CDS encoding T9SS type A sorting domain-containing protein, producing MKYILSCLLAICSLSAFSQNTIYPRSTSFKGPDVICPGHFEDHFSKAREAVLKANRARVGAKKSTFIVTYVGFSEEAKQAFQRAVDIWEYLIYSEVPIRVYAEWRPLASNILGSANTSDFLQNFEGAPYSNTYYPMALAEKLAGKPLNSDDQEDIYCRFNNSINWHYGEPEEITNGKFDLTTVVLHELGHGLGFISTFSVSGQTASYGYGTPYKSVYDVYLEDQSGRNLVDPQHFTNGSQALYRQITNNNLFFQLDGERPKIYAPSSFIVGSSVSHLDDNTYASGTINALMTSTSRSMEVTHDPGPLSLGILHELGWKSTSLVHERIKNQSTHQPITFQLKVLSDTTIKSGSVKLNYQVNGGSYQIVNLERSGEVYKATLNFPENVTTVNYYFEAEDDFNKKIYAPGLNGVNTERYIYSFSFGEDKSAPLAYHSPFSVEDVQSAKIFRVLAEDDYQAGISEVRLLYSVNNGTFNTVKLQKYDPQVHGSNYSLGIDDPFQYLSIKPINGLKTGDLIRYRFEVEDASKNVTIIPMEFTGSSSNPNAQASYYEFTVTSLLPAVNSYSTDFESSVSDFALLGFKIGKEGSFPTNALHSSHPYRNGLGLRVGNSTVMNFERNEIAMLRAPIIVGRGENTLITFDEVVLVEPGESGSQYESQDFYDYVVVEGSFDGVNWTALEDGYDSRANNTWNSLFTENMEGVNSSAKGHVALSRNRTMLVNTGAFGSNVGSQMLLRFRLYSDELSNGWGWVIDNLYIQKNAPVILGNEEVRELHIYPVPVSDYLVIQAKVSSKQNVKLSILSSDGKTVLAKEYNSNEDYLHYTWDIQDLPSGSYILQVKDKEKTMTKRFIKI from the coding sequence ATGAAATATATTTTATCCTGCCTCTTGGCAATTTGTTCTTTATCAGCATTCTCTCAGAATACTATTTATCCCAGGTCTACAAGTTTTAAAGGGCCGGATGTCATCTGTCCCGGGCATTTTGAAGATCACTTTTCCAAAGCCAGGGAAGCAGTACTAAAGGCAAATAGGGCAAGGGTAGGAGCTAAAAAATCTACCTTCATTGTGACGTATGTAGGATTTTCAGAGGAAGCTAAACAGGCATTTCAAAGAGCGGTTGATATTTGGGAATATTTGATTTATAGTGAGGTGCCCATCAGAGTTTATGCGGAATGGCGACCTTTAGCATCAAACATTTTAGGTTCAGCTAATACCAGTGACTTCTTGCAGAACTTTGAAGGAGCACCCTATTCTAATACCTATTATCCTATGGCGTTGGCTGAAAAATTAGCGGGCAAACCTTTGAATAGTGACGACCAAGAAGACATTTATTGTAGGTTTAATAATAGTATCAACTGGCATTACGGTGAGCCTGAAGAGATAACGAATGGGAAGTTTGACTTAACTACAGTGGTTTTGCATGAACTTGGTCATGGATTAGGTTTTATTTCTACATTTTCAGTTAGTGGCCAAACGGCTTCTTATGGTTATGGCACTCCATATAAGTCAGTGTATGATGTTTATTTGGAAGACCAAAGTGGGAGAAACTTGGTAGATCCCCAACATTTCACGAACGGTTCGCAAGCTTTGTACCGACAGATTACTAATAACAACCTTTTCTTCCAATTAGACGGAGAGAGGCCAAAGATTTATGCTCCTTCCAGTTTTATTGTAGGTTCCAGTGTTTCTCATTTGGATGATAACACTTATGCTTCAGGTACCATAAATGCACTGATGACTTCGACCTCAAGAAGTATGGAGGTGACCCATGATCCAGGTCCGCTTTCTTTGGGCATACTGCACGAATTAGGGTGGAAGTCTACAAGTTTAGTCCATGAGCGAATTAAAAATCAGAGTACGCATCAGCCCATTACCTTTCAATTGAAAGTGCTTTCGGATACAACTATAAAGTCAGGCTCTGTAAAGCTTAATTATCAAGTAAATGGAGGTAGCTATCAAATAGTGAATCTAGAAAGATCAGGAGAAGTTTATAAGGCCACTTTAAATTTCCCCGAAAATGTCACCACCGTGAATTATTACTTCGAGGCAGAAGATGATTTCAATAAGAAGATCTATGCTCCGGGCTTGAATGGGGTGAATACTGAACGCTACATTTATAGTTTTAGTTTTGGCGAAGATAAGTCGGCTCCTCTTGCCTATCATTCACCCTTTAGCGTAGAAGATGTTCAAAGTGCAAAGATCTTCCGTGTATTGGCTGAAGATGATTATCAGGCAGGCATATCAGAAGTAAGACTATTGTACTCTGTCAATAACGGTACATTTAATACGGTTAAATTACAGAAGTATGACCCTCAAGTCCATGGATCAAATTACAGCTTAGGTATAGATGACCCTTTTCAATATTTGAGTATCAAGCCTATTAATGGCCTAAAAACAGGAGATTTGATAAGGTATAGGTTTGAGGTCGAAGATGCCAGCAAAAACGTTACCATTATTCCTATGGAATTTACGGGTTCAAGCAGTAACCCAAATGCGCAAGCCTCTTACTATGAATTTACCGTTACCTCTCTTTTGCCAGCTGTAAATAGCTATTCCACGGATTTTGAAAGCTCTGTTAGTGATTTTGCTCTCTTAGGTTTTAAAATAGGGAAGGAAGGAAGTTTTCCTACGAATGCCTTGCATTCTTCTCATCCCTATAGAAATGGCTTAGGTTTACGAGTGGGGAACAGTACGGTAATGAATTTTGAGAGGAACGAAATAGCTATGTTGAGGGCGCCTATCATTGTGGGAAGAGGAGAAAACACCCTCATAACTTTTGATGAAGTAGTTTTGGTAGAGCCTGGAGAAAGTGGATCCCAGTATGAATCTCAGGACTTTTATGATTATGTGGTAGTTGAAGGATCCTTTGATGGGGTGAATTGGACTGCTTTGGAAGATGGTTACGACAGTAGGGCAAATAATACATGGAACAGCTTGTTTACAGAAAACATGGAGGGTGTAAATTCTTCTGCCAAGGGACACGTAGCCTTATCCAGAAACCGCACTATGCTTGTAAATACAGGGGCTTTTGGCAGTAATGTAGGGTCTCAGATGCTGTTGAGGTTCCGACTATACTCTGATGAACTTTCAAACGGCTGGGGGTGGGTGATTGATAATCTATACATCCAAAAGAACGCTCCGGTTATTCTAGGAAACGAAGAAGTAAGAGAATTACATATCTATCCTGTTCCGGTGAGTGATTATCTGGTTATCCAAGCCAAGGTGTCCTCTAAGCAAAATGTAAAACTTTCTATTTTGTCATCTGACGGGAAGACAGTGTTAGCGAAGGAATATAACTCAAACGAAGATTATCTACACTATACCTGGGATATTCAGGATTTGCCTTCCGGATCCTATATACTGCAAGTAAAAGACAAGGAAAAGACCATGACCAAAAGATTTATTAAAATATGA
- a CDS encoding RecQ family ATP-dependent DNA helicase, translating into MISESTSPLEILQRHWGYSSFRPGQLDIIQALLDGQDVLALLPTGAGKSICYQVPGLLRKGLTVVISPLIALMKDQVFQLERRNIRAAAIYSGVSSPTDILNNAIDGKYDFLYVSPERVQTRAFQNAMNYLKIGLLAIDEAHCISKWGHDFRPAYLALHDFRNGKYPIVALTATATNEVRNDIITGLGLKNVRQVVQSFARPNLNYRVQYAEDKNEQLIQVLQENPGASIIYTRTRKRTSEIANFLNKNGIPANYYHAGLDLEKRNEIQDAWIKTPKGIVVSTNAFGMGIDKADVRTVIHYDICDNLEAYYQESGRAGRDGLISQAILLYHPADDRILQKQLELKYPPTEFQRKVYRNVCSYLQVPEGESDPAGHIFHLQDFCSTFGLEPLPTHNALKLLEYQNFIALSEAYHQPSKAKVLYRAEALERFQENNPKYAHFLSTLLRINGGEIFQTFKEISESELAYATGSSYGNCVEILQFLHRQNVISYQAQTAAPRLTFIQYRYDAASLPIQVAALKWRKERDSKALEAMLAYAKLRHECRMAFIQQYFDERGAKPCGHCDNCKRESKPSPDIREKIYNLLPTTLDVLHRSFSGSEKEYAGKYIQIALQKGELQMDALGLIFVAK; encoded by the coding sequence ATGATCTCCGAAAGTACATCTCCCTTAGAAATTCTTCAAAGACACTGGGGCTATTCTAGTTTTAGACCCGGACAATTGGATATTATACAGGCTTTATTAGATGGCCAAGATGTACTGGCACTTCTGCCTACAGGGGCAGGAAAATCCATTTGCTATCAAGTACCGGGTTTACTTCGTAAAGGCCTTACTGTAGTGATCTCGCCTTTGATCGCTCTTATGAAAGACCAGGTGTTTCAGTTGGAAAGGAGAAATATTAGGGCAGCGGCCATTTATTCGGGCGTAAGTTCACCCACTGACATTTTGAACAATGCCATAGACGGGAAGTATGACTTTCTATATGTCTCCCCTGAAAGGGTACAAACCCGTGCATTCCAGAATGCAATGAATTACCTCAAAATTGGCTTACTGGCCATTGATGAGGCACATTGTATATCTAAATGGGGACATGATTTCAGGCCGGCATACCTTGCTCTTCATGATTTTCGTAATGGGAAGTATCCTATAGTTGCCCTCACTGCTACTGCTACAAATGAAGTGAGAAATGATATCATCACTGGATTAGGCTTGAAAAATGTGCGTCAGGTAGTTCAATCGTTTGCCAGACCTAATCTTAATTATAGGGTACAATATGCTGAAGACAAGAACGAGCAATTAATTCAAGTATTACAAGAAAATCCGGGCGCATCCATCATCTACACGCGAACCAGAAAAAGAACTTCTGAAATTGCTAATTTTTTAAACAAAAATGGAATTCCTGCCAACTACTATCACGCCGGACTTGACTTAGAAAAGAGAAACGAGATCCAGGATGCCTGGATTAAGACTCCGAAAGGCATAGTGGTCTCTACGAATGCCTTTGGAATGGGTATAGATAAAGCTGATGTAAGAACGGTGATCCATTACGACATTTGCGACAATTTAGAGGCATATTACCAAGAATCAGGTCGGGCAGGTAGAGACGGATTGATATCCCAGGCCATACTTTTGTACCATCCGGCTGATGACAGGATTCTACAGAAGCAATTGGAATTAAAATACCCACCAACTGAGTTCCAGAGAAAAGTATACCGCAATGTCTGCAGTTACTTACAAGTTCCAGAAGGTGAATCTGATCCTGCCGGACATATATTTCATCTACAGGATTTCTGTAGCACATTTGGACTTGAGCCTTTGCCTACCCATAATGCTTTAAAATTATTGGAATATCAGAACTTTATAGCTTTATCTGAGGCATATCATCAACCGTCAAAAGCGAAGGTACTATATAGGGCGGAAGCCTTAGAAAGATTTCAGGAGAATAATCCCAAATACGCACATTTCCTCAGCACCTTATTAAGGATAAATGGAGGAGAAATCTTCCAGACATTCAAAGAAATCAGCGAATCTGAACTGGCATACGCAACTGGTTCAAGTTATGGAAACTGTGTAGAAATCTTACAATTCCTACATAGACAAAACGTGATCAGCTATCAAGCGCAAACGGCAGCTCCCAGGTTAACCTTTATCCAATACCGATATGACGCTGCTTCATTACCTATACAAGTAGCTGCCTTAAAATGGAGAAAAGAAAGAGATAGTAAGGCCTTAGAGGCCATGTTAGCCTATGCTAAATTACGTCATGAATGCCGAATGGCTTTCATCCAGCAGTATTTTGATGAAAGGGGGGCAAAACCCTGTGGACATTGCGATAACTGTAAAAGAGAAAGTAAACCAAGTCCAGATATCAGAGAGAAGATTTACAACTTATTACCTACTACCTTAGATGTTCTACATCGCTCATTTTCTGGGTCTGAAAAAGAATATGCAGGAAAGTACATTCAGATAGCTTTACAAAAAGGTGAGCTGCAAATGGATGCTTTAGGTTTAATTTTTGTGGCAAAATAG
- a CDS encoding geranylgeranylglyceryl/heptaprenylglyceryl phosphate synthase → MRKNNMKGFAVLLDPDKLDPHTLNERIKAINETTVDYIFVGGSLISTDNLDMVLNKLAEETTAPKILFPGNNLHVHPKANGILLLSLISGRNPEFLIGQHVIAAPMLKRSGLDILPTGYILVDGGRPTTVSYISNTTPVPADKPDVAAATALAGEMLGLKYIYLDSGSGALFPVREEMIRLVKNTVSVPVIVGGGMRTKEDVKKALSAGADIVVVGNAIEKNPEFLKEVAETVASFNQTII, encoded by the coding sequence ATGAGAAAAAATAACATGAAAGGATTTGCGGTTCTATTAGATCCGGACAAACTGGACCCACATACACTAAATGAACGTATCAAGGCCATAAATGAAACTACTGTAGACTATATTTTCGTTGGCGGGAGTTTGATTTCCACAGACAATCTGGATATGGTCTTAAACAAACTTGCAGAAGAGACTACTGCGCCCAAGATTCTTTTCCCTGGAAATAATTTGCACGTTCATCCTAAAGCAAATGGTATTCTCCTTTTATCTCTGATCTCGGGCAGAAATCCTGAATTCCTGATTGGCCAGCACGTTATCGCAGCTCCTATGCTGAAAAGATCAGGATTAGATATACTACCTACAGGTTATATCTTAGTAGATGGAGGAAGACCTACCACTGTAAGTTATATCAGTAACACCACGCCTGTTCCAGCTGATAAACCTGATGTGGCTGCAGCCACTGCCCTAGCCGGAGAAATGCTTGGCTTAAAATACATTTATCTGGATTCCGGATCAGGTGCACTTTTCCCTGTACGGGAGGAAATGATTCGTCTTGTAAAAAATACGGTAAGTGTACCGGTCATAGTAGGTGGAGGAATGCGAACCAAAGAAGACGTCAAAAAAGCTTTATCTGCAGGGGCTGACATTGTTGTGGTGGGAAATGCCATAGAAAAGAATCCGGAATTCCTTAAGGAAGTTGCGGAAACCGTAGCCAGTTTCAATCAAACTATTATTTAA
- the folK gene encoding 2-amino-4-hydroxy-6-hydroxymethyldihydropteridine diphosphokinase produces MHRLYLGLGSNLGERKTLLDSAIRSIEHKIGQIQKISPFYETEPWGVENQTPYLNVVVEVLTTLWPLAILHLVQEIEKEGGRERKERWGSRTIDIDILFFNQEIFTFSDLQVPHPRIQDRNFVLYPLADLAPNLVHPVFNKNILELKEQCKDTSWICAY; encoded by the coding sequence ATGCACCGCCTATATCTAGGATTAGGTTCAAATCTTGGTGAAAGAAAAACCTTACTAGACTCGGCAATTCGAAGCATAGAGCATAAAATAGGTCAGATTCAAAAAATCTCTCCATTTTATGAAACTGAACCATGGGGTGTAGAGAATCAAACGCCTTACTTAAATGTAGTTGTAGAAGTCTTAACTACCCTTTGGCCCTTAGCTATACTTCATTTGGTTCAAGAAATTGAAAAGGAAGGCGGCAGAGAAAGGAAAGAAAGATGGGGCAGTAGAACCATAGATATTGATATCCTTTTTTTTAATCAGGAAATTTTCACCTTCTCAGATTTACAGGTTCCACACCCTAGAATACAGGATAGGAATTTTGTACTATACCCTTTGGCTGACCTTGCCCCAAATTTAGTCCACCCGGTTTTCAATAAAAACATTTTGGAACTAAAAGAACAATGTAAAGACACTTCCTGGATATGCGCATACTAG
- a CDS encoding glycosyltransferase family 4 protein, with amino-acid sequence MRILVVHNHYQDVGGEDMVFHQEVDYLKQSHEVETLTFQNKKGWKGLLQYLSYPYNLWAGQKLKRKIKSFCPDVIHVHNIHYASGPILFRVAQQENIPVAFTLHNYRMVCPSALLFFEERRYMESIGKSFPWNAVKLGVLDHSIPKTFLTAFTYRLHAWLGTWSKVDAFIPLTSWAGRILMEGNLGIRKEQIFIKPNFISPLPFTLEETEKYYIYIGRLSVEKGVKQLFANFDNEAAPHLKVIGDGPLRALAPNRRNIELLGYLNRDKITHYLLKAKAVIIPSICLEGFPLALLEGMSLKKLIIISQEIAASEIIEDGVNGFKINPENFLSTLKEIDQREDLNAIAERGHQVFLDHFTPEKVMNQLNEIYQVIKDRKADQG; translated from the coding sequence ATGCGCATACTAGTAGTACATAACCATTATCAGGATGTAGGTGGAGAAGATATGGTTTTCCATCAGGAAGTGGATTATCTAAAGCAATCACACGAGGTTGAAACCCTCACATTTCAGAATAAAAAAGGATGGAAAGGTCTACTTCAATATCTCAGCTATCCCTATAACCTTTGGGCAGGACAAAAACTCAAAAGGAAGATCAAAAGCTTCTGCCCTGATGTCATTCATGTACATAACATACATTATGCCAGTGGCCCTATCCTTTTTAGGGTAGCTCAACAAGAAAATATTCCCGTAGCCTTTACTTTACATAATTATAGAATGGTATGTCCATCCGCTCTTCTCTTTTTTGAAGAGAGAAGGTACATGGAAAGCATAGGAAAAAGCTTTCCATGGAACGCGGTCAAATTAGGCGTATTAGATCATTCCATACCCAAAACCTTCCTCACAGCATTCACCTATAGATTACATGCCTGGCTAGGTACCTGGTCGAAAGTGGACGCCTTTATCCCTCTGACTTCCTGGGCTGGTAGGATCTTAATGGAAGGTAATCTGGGAATCAGGAAAGAGCAGATCTTCATTAAGCCTAATTTCATTTCTCCCTTACCCTTTACCCTTGAGGAAACAGAAAAATACTATATATATATCGGAAGACTATCCGTAGAGAAAGGAGTAAAACAGTTATTTGCAAATTTTGATAATGAGGCAGCTCCACATTTAAAGGTTATAGGGGATGGTCCATTAAGGGCATTAGCACCAAATAGAAGAAATATCGAACTATTGGGATACTTGAACAGGGATAAGATTACCCACTATCTACTAAAAGCCAAAGCTGTGATTATTCCCTCCATTTGTCTAGAAGGATTCCCTTTAGCTCTACTTGAAGGAATGTCTTTAAAGAAACTAATCATCATTTCTCAGGAAATCGCTGCTTCTGAAATTATTGAAGATGGAGTGAATGGATTTAAGATCAATCCGGAAAATTTTCTCTCTACATTAAAAGAAATCGACCAAAGAGAAGATCTAAATGCTATAGCAGAAAGAGGGCATCAGGTGTTTCTGGACCACTTCACTCCGGAAAAGGTAATGAATCAATTGAATGAAATCTACCAAGTGATCAAGGATAGAAAAGCTGATCAAGGCTAA
- the aat gene encoding leucyl/phenylalanyl-tRNA--protein transferase, with the protein MIDATLVLSGYLQGVFPMADHDGTIYWYEPDPRAIIPIHSYKPAKSLRPVLNKGIFEIRLNTAFEDVIRQCSLPRSAEDGVWISEEIIQVYLDLHDYGFAHSIEAWHNGELAGGLYGVALGKVFFGESMFYKVPNASKVAFHYLIERLKERDFQLLDTQFINDNVLRYGAIEIPKEDFLEQLERNVSLDQLFYP; encoded by the coding sequence TTGATTGACGCAACCTTAGTTCTGTCTGGCTATTTACAAGGGGTATTTCCCATGGCGGATCATGATGGGACTATTTATTGGTACGAACCAGACCCACGTGCCATCATTCCTATACATTCTTATAAGCCCGCAAAGTCTTTAAGGCCTGTTTTAAATAAAGGAATCTTCGAGATCAGGTTGAATACAGCATTTGAAGATGTAATCCGTCAATGCTCTTTGCCAAGAAGTGCGGAGGATGGTGTTTGGATTTCAGAAGAAATTATACAAGTTTATTTAGACCTGCACGATTATGGCTTTGCTCACTCTATAGAAGCTTGGCACAATGGTGAGTTGGCAGGTGGATTGTATGGTGTAGCTTTGGGGAAAGTGTTTTTCGGTGAATCCATGTTCTATAAAGTTCCCAATGCGTCAAAAGTTGCCTTCCATTATCTGATTGAAAGACTGAAAGAACGGGACTTCCAATTGTTAGACACTCAATTCATTAATGATAATGTGTTAAGATATGGGGCAATAGAGATTCCAAAGGAGGATTTCTTGGAACAACTAGAAAGAAATGTTAGCCTTGATCAGCTTTTCTATCCTTGA
- the pyrR gene encoding bifunctional pyr operon transcriptional regulator/uracil phosphoribosyltransferase PyrR, whose amino-acid sequence MQKKRLLLGQPLLDITLKRLCQEIIENIEGETVLLGLQPRGTYLADRLNRFLKSDFSIDLPLGYLDATFHRDDYNRGGNILKPNSNTIDFIIEDKKVILIDDVIASGRMVRAGIDAMQDFGRPAKVELLCLINRKYERDLPIQPDYVGKGVNTLDSQKVLVEWKEQGFEEDNIWIID is encoded by the coding sequence ATGCAAAAGAAAAGGCTTTTATTGGGGCAACCTCTTTTAGATATCACCCTAAAACGCCTCTGTCAAGAGATTATCGAGAACATTGAAGGAGAAACCGTACTATTGGGCCTTCAACCTCGAGGTACATACTTGGCAGACCGATTGAATAGATTCTTGAAGTCTGATTTTTCCATAGATCTTCCATTAGGATACTTAGATGCTACTTTCCATAGAGATGATTATAACAGAGGGGGTAACATTTTAAAGCCTAATTCCAATACAATTGATTTTATCATTGAAGATAAAAAGGTCATCTTGATTGATGATGTAATTGCCAGTGGTAGGATGGTAAGGGCAGGTATTGATGCCATGCAGGATTTCGGTAGACCTGCTAAGGTAGAACTTCTTTGCCTCATCAATAGGAAATACGAGAGAGACCTACCCATTCAGCCAGATTATGTAGGTAAAGGGGTGAATACTTTGGACTCTCAGAAAGTTTTGGTGGAGTGGAAAGAGCAAGGTTTCGAAGAAGATAATATTTGGATCATTGATTGA